From the Oleiphilus messinensis genome, one window contains:
- a CDS encoding M48 family metalloprotease, which translates to MNLVYKNEKKLFLIAAILSGIFWFALIVGTFGIALLYLLLGYLFFLFAHSAFITHLKGTGVKITEKQYPDLHARLVRSCEKVGVTDVPEAYLLRTDFFNALATRFLGRHFVVLFTDVVDALEDQQGAIDFYIGHELGHIHRKHLSWGTFLFPASILPLLGAALRRAEEYTCDRYGVACCESEDDIKAALSAIAAGDTRWKSINIDSYVEQVALTNGFWMSFNELTGDYPWLTKRMATSLSLARGEEIKHPRRHGLAWFLSIFVPRVGTGGLASLIVTVAIIGILAAVAIPAYKDYTERARLSEGYSAAQPIKAGVTDYAVENRAWPSSLFDLGYEEESVVNHGKNYEIKIYDEGIIGVEVGDEQYLVLEPSFDYEEGSVSWTCSGQNIEEKFVPRMCK; encoded by the coding sequence ATGAATTTGGTCTACAAAAATGAAAAGAAATTGTTTCTAATCGCCGCGATCCTTTCCGGGATATTCTGGTTCGCATTGATCGTAGGGACGTTTGGTATAGCGCTCTTATATTTGTTGCTGGGATATTTATTCTTTCTTTTCGCTCACTCTGCATTTATCACTCATCTCAAGGGTACGGGCGTCAAAATAACTGAAAAGCAATATCCGGACTTGCACGCACGACTGGTTCGTAGCTGTGAGAAAGTTGGAGTAACCGATGTTCCTGAAGCTTACCTGTTAAGGACTGATTTCTTTAACGCCCTTGCAACCCGGTTTTTGGGCAGGCACTTCGTCGTGTTGTTCACAGATGTTGTTGATGCACTGGAAGATCAACAAGGTGCTATCGATTTCTATATCGGCCACGAGTTAGGTCACATACACCGAAAACACTTGTCGTGGGGTACGTTTCTCTTTCCTGCGTCCATCCTCCCACTGTTAGGTGCTGCGCTGAGGCGGGCAGAAGAATATACCTGTGATCGATATGGCGTCGCATGCTGCGAGTCTGAAGACGATATAAAGGCTGCGCTTTCGGCTATCGCGGCGGGAGATACGCGCTGGAAATCGATCAATATAGATTCATATGTCGAGCAAGTTGCATTAACAAATGGCTTTTGGATGTCTTTCAATGAGTTAACGGGGGATTATCCCTGGCTCACTAAACGTATGGCTACCAGTCTGTCACTTGCCAGAGGTGAGGAAATAAAACATCCGAGACGTCATGGATTAGCTTGGTTTCTCTCAATTTTTGTTCCTCGGGTTGGTACCGGTGGCTTGGCATCGCTAATTGTTACTGTTGCAATAATCGGCATACTGGCAGCGGTCGCGATTCCTGCCTATAAGGACTACACAGAGCGTGCTCGGTTATCCGAGGGGTATTCAGCAGCACAGCCGATCAAGGCGGGTGTTACTGATTATGCGGTCGAGAATCGAGCGTGGCCAAGCTCCTTGTTTGATTTAGGGTACGAAGAAGAGTCTGTGGTGAATCATGGAAAAAACTACGAAATCAAGATTTACGATGAAGGGATAATTGGCGTAGAAGTTGGCGATGAACAATATCTTGTTCTTGAACCCAGTTTTGACTACGAGGAGGGCAGCGTAAGCTGGACTTGCTCAGGACAAAATATTGAAGAGAAATTTGTACCCCGGATGTGCAAATAG
- a CDS encoding DUF4214 domain-containing protein — translation MASNYVQDSFNYNNQEVYNMNHADTVQLMYIAYYGRPADAEGLEFWAQELENVDGNIEALIDAFGDSVEYTERYGDLNNEALITGIYQQLFNRDPDEGGLKFYTQLLDEGAQSLSSIAIDVLNGSTGEDEIIIDNKLTVAKAFTGMIAINNVPYQSEELINSAKDLLSQVDATEAQVESIVKQVFSLLGSIVNIPIDHGDIDVDIDFDFDINSADIITDCFSSDNRVSISLIGTDDTTVECPGAEIGLV, via the coding sequence ATCGCTTCAAACTATGTTCAGGACTCGTTCAATTACAACAATCAGGAGGTTTACAACATGAATCACGCTGATACCGTTCAGTTAATGTACATCGCTTATTATGGGCGGCCCGCAGACGCGGAAGGGCTCGAATTTTGGGCGCAGGAACTGGAAAATGTCGATGGCAATATTGAAGCATTGATTGATGCATTTGGTGACTCTGTGGAGTATACCGAACGCTATGGTGACCTGAACAATGAAGCGCTTATTACCGGGATCTATCAGCAATTGTTCAATCGCGATCCAGATGAAGGCGGTTTGAAGTTCTATACCCAACTCCTCGATGAAGGTGCACAGTCACTAAGTTCCATCGCCATCGATGTTCTCAACGGTTCCACCGGCGAAGACGAGATCATCATCGACAATAAATTAACCGTCGCAAAAGCATTTACGGGCATGATCGCGATAAACAACGTGCCCTATCAATCTGAAGAACTCATCAACTCGGCAAAAGATCTGCTCAGCCAGGTCGACGCCACCGAAGCCCAAGTCGAGTCCATCGTTAAACAAGTCTTCAGCTTACTCGGTTCAATCGTCAACATCCCCATAGATCACGGTGATATTGATGTGGATATTGACTTCGATTTCGATATTAATAGCGCAGATATCATAACGGACTGTTTTAGCAGTGATAACCGAGTGTCCATCAGCCTGATTGGTACTGACGATACAACTGTCGAGTGCCCTGGTGCAGAGATTGGTCTGGTTTAA
- a CDS encoding autotransporter outer membrane beta-barrel domain-containing protein, with amino-acid sequence MTSSTWSTQAETGEWNTPSNWENNTVPTDTATFSNSTQTTIVFDAQGAATVDAIDFGTQASSYTFMFNASSGTPALTIEGSGVSNSAQCKQQFIVASTSTGYTDAQLQFTNSANAGGTNLHYTAGPTDTQGYGGGVISFCNTSSAGSANFEAWTGAGIPPENGSTVGGEIAFCDSSTAATATFTIYGSLGTDGDTFGNVVFHNSSTAAHATFTNVGGTVSGGDGGNTQFYGTSTAAFGVYYNKGATHDSANGGDVAFDSNATGGQGQFHNYPAAVTGGYGGVTSFNNNPPNMDTLGASAGQGFYYNYGAQTADQGGGGHTEFSAKHGSPTAENGSFVNYGCGAKLDSHSSAGHTIFSINLPTIYRPTAGNGLFWNHPGLVEGAPAGYTEFSVYGDGTPGSNIPTAENGTFINLGANSQYATGGYTTFSGSTTAGSAQLIALGGTNEGNGGRINFYDNAQGESATVQLYGNGTLNISDHTGGLQISSLEATGGTIEIQLGTTTTDLTLTGDLILKSSSSLDFYFWKKDNGGFEPNTAYTVLTAANLSQFSASNFTGNSVDGLEPTFTVSGNTLTVSFNQN; translated from the coding sequence ATGACGTCGTCAACATGGAGTACGCAAGCTGAAACCGGAGAATGGAACACACCATCTAACTGGGAAAACAACACTGTCCCTACGGATACAGCAACCTTTTCCAACTCGACTCAAACCACAATCGTATTTGATGCACAAGGCGCAGCAACAGTCGACGCTATTGATTTCGGGACACAAGCCTCGTCTTACACCTTTATGTTTAATGCATCCAGTGGCACGCCAGCGTTAACCATTGAAGGCAGCGGCGTAAGCAATAGTGCCCAATGCAAACAGCAATTTATCGTTGCGTCCACCAGCACCGGGTATACCGATGCTCAGCTCCAGTTCACAAATTCAGCCAATGCCGGTGGCACTAACCTGCACTACACAGCAGGACCAACGGATACTCAAGGTTACGGTGGGGGTGTAATCAGCTTCTGCAATACATCCAGTGCAGGTAGCGCTAACTTTGAGGCCTGGACAGGTGCCGGTATTCCACCGGAAAATGGTAGCACCGTGGGTGGAGAAATTGCATTCTGTGATTCATCAACAGCGGCGACCGCTACGTTTACGATATACGGCTCTCTGGGTACCGATGGCGATACCTTTGGCAATGTTGTGTTCCACAATTCCTCTACCGCTGCCCACGCGACATTCACCAATGTTGGTGGCACGGTTTCCGGTGGCGATGGCGGCAATACGCAGTTTTACGGTACTTCCACCGCTGCATTTGGTGTGTACTATAACAAAGGCGCTACTCACGACAGCGCTAACGGCGGTGATGTTGCTTTCGATAGCAACGCGACAGGTGGCCAAGGCCAATTCCATAACTACCCTGCAGCGGTTACCGGTGGTTATGGCGGGGTGACCAGCTTCAATAACAATCCACCGAATATGGATACCCTGGGTGCATCTGCCGGACAGGGTTTTTATTACAACTACGGTGCCCAGACTGCCGATCAGGGTGGCGGTGGTCACACGGAATTCAGCGCTAAACATGGCTCCCCGACAGCGGAAAATGGCAGCTTCGTAAACTACGGTTGTGGCGCTAAACTGGACAGCCACTCCAGCGCCGGTCATACCATTTTTTCAATCAACTTGCCGACCATTTATCGCCCAACAGCGGGTAACGGATTATTCTGGAACCATCCTGGACTGGTTGAGGGTGCACCAGCGGGTTACACCGAATTCTCGGTTTATGGCGATGGGACACCGGGTAGCAATATTCCTACTGCGGAGAATGGAACCTTCATCAATCTAGGTGCAAACAGCCAGTATGCGACCGGCGGCTATACGACATTCTCTGGGTCAACAACAGCAGGAAGCGCCCAGTTGATCGCATTAGGGGGCACCAACGAAGGCAATGGTGGCAGAATCAATTTTTATGATAATGCCCAGGGTGAGAGCGCAACCGTTCAGCTCTATGGCAATGGTACATTGAACATCAGTGACCACACCGGTGGTCTGCAGATAAGTTCACTGGAAGCAACGGGGGGCACCATTGAAATTCAGCTGGGTACGACAACCACTGATCTCACGCTCACCGGTGACTTGATCTTGAAGTCTTCGTCTTCCCTGGACTTTTATTTCTGGAAAAAAGACAACGGCGGATTTGAACCCAATACCGCGTATACCGTGCTCACCGCAGCAAACCTCTCACAGTTCAGCGCAAGTAACTTTACCGGGAACAGTGTTGATGGTCTGGAACCTACGTTTACAGTCAGCGGCAATACTCTGACCGTGTCGTTCAATCAGAACTGA
- a CDS encoding dienelactone hydrolase family protein, with protein MKKLPVVALATLTLSTCVSAHGLKNWPTVSYVTFASTDMADPRMVSAELRVPVIENSESVGDHPLPAVVVVHGSAGIDSRGAFYIEQLNKKGYVTLELDLWSTRGWVGPVKGRPSGVPETLGDAFGALKYLSELPFIEAEQIGILGFSWGGVVSMLTATEPYQDALAQDGLSFAAHVAHYPVCWSYNLVPGYEFMALTGAPVLIQSGKLDDYDGPETCDNLKASLPAEYQTHIDVKMYGNAYHAFDRLEPMLVVEDPYSHEGAGGEVVIKPNRNKAKKARHSVIKFFDTNLQ; from the coding sequence ATGAAAAAGTTACCTGTAGTGGCTCTCGCCACCCTCACTCTATCGACTTGTGTTTCTGCTCATGGCCTTAAAAACTGGCCTACGGTTTCCTATGTTACTTTTGCGTCGACGGATATGGCTGACCCCCGTATGGTTTCGGCCGAATTGCGTGTCCCTGTCATCGAGAATTCTGAAAGCGTAGGTGATCACCCATTGCCAGCGGTTGTAGTGGTTCATGGTTCGGCGGGTATTGATTCCAGAGGGGCTTTTTACATTGAGCAACTCAATAAAAAAGGTTATGTGACGCTCGAATTGGATCTCTGGAGTACGCGTGGCTGGGTGGGGCCAGTCAAGGGCCGCCCAAGTGGTGTGCCGGAAACCCTTGGTGATGCATTTGGTGCCTTGAAATATTTGTCGGAGCTACCGTTTATTGAAGCGGAGCAGATTGGAATTCTCGGGTTTTCCTGGGGCGGTGTGGTGTCAATGCTGACTGCAACCGAGCCGTATCAAGACGCCCTTGCTCAAGACGGTCTTTCTTTTGCAGCGCATGTCGCCCACTATCCCGTTTGCTGGAGTTACAACCTGGTCCCGGGCTACGAGTTTATGGCCCTGACGGGAGCACCAGTGTTGATCCAGAGTGGTAAACTGGACGATTATGATGGGCCGGAAACCTGCGATAATCTAAAGGCTTCACTGCCTGCTGAATATCAAACCCACATTGACGTGAAGATGTACGGCAATGCTTATCATGCGTTTGATCGACTCGAGCCCATGCTGGTGGTTGAAGACCCTTATTCCCATGAGGGAGCCGGTGGTGAGGTCGTGATCAAGCCGAATCGAAACAAAGCGAAGAAGGCTAGACATTCGGTAATCAAATTTTTTGACACTAACCTTCAGTAA
- a CDS encoding mechanosensitive ion channel family protein — protein sequence MSNSELLSAYSEQVDQVLASITRIETYSEIGVIVLVYVVAFALAGKVKKHVSIFSAPPVTPAQYPLRNIAFRSGQLLFPIFAIMLLRLSIEISQALLDEGWVMKIAFVIAMVLLFNSFVNACITNTFVATLFRWVGTPILFLHLIGVLDDITRVLDSIAIEIGNIRVSGYGLTRLVIFGSLLFWLGRISNSTGQVIIRRQEALDLRTREVLAKLFEISLFILIFLLILQVMGINLTALAVFGGALGVGLGFGLQAIASNFISGIIILLDRSLSVGDYIQLEDGSVGVVTELNMRSTTLETFDGKDIVVPNEKFITSTFTNWTHKNTKQRYRVDFSVAYRTNVREMVELVKAAVATHPQVISGDHIPFEERPDCEIDSFGDSGINMFVEFWMEGIDDGRNRVGGDLLLIILETLQENGIEIPFPQREVRILNPEQANFDKADSSG from the coding sequence ATGAGCAATAGCGAATTGCTTTCAGCATATTCAGAGCAAGTCGACCAGGTTCTGGCCAGTATTACCCGAATTGAAACGTACAGCGAAATCGGGGTAATCGTCCTGGTCTATGTCGTTGCCTTCGCTTTGGCGGGTAAAGTTAAAAAGCATGTCAGTATCTTCAGTGCCCCCCCTGTAACGCCTGCTCAATACCCGCTTCGAAATATTGCCTTTCGAAGCGGGCAGCTTCTTTTTCCTATTTTCGCGATCATGTTATTGCGGCTCTCTATTGAAATCAGTCAGGCTTTGTTAGACGAAGGCTGGGTGATGAAAATCGCGTTTGTTATTGCCATGGTGTTGCTGTTCAATTCATTTGTTAACGCATGCATCACTAATACGTTTGTCGCCACGCTATTTCGTTGGGTCGGCACACCGATCCTGTTTTTACATTTGATCGGTGTTCTGGATGACATTACCCGTGTTCTTGATTCCATTGCCATTGAAATTGGCAATATTCGTGTCTCAGGTTATGGTTTAACGCGACTTGTCATTTTTGGTTCTCTCTTGTTTTGGTTGGGGCGCATATCAAACAGTACCGGACAGGTGATCATCCGCAGGCAGGAAGCACTGGATTTGCGAACGCGAGAGGTTTTGGCCAAACTGTTCGAGATATCCCTGTTTATTTTGATCTTCTTGCTGATTCTTCAGGTGATGGGTATCAACCTTACGGCGCTTGCGGTTTTTGGTGGCGCGCTCGGGGTTGGCTTGGGTTTTGGGCTTCAGGCCATAGCATCCAACTTTATTTCCGGGATCATCATACTGCTGGACCGCTCTCTGTCTGTGGGGGACTATATTCAGCTGGAGGATGGCTCGGTCGGAGTGGTGACAGAGCTAAACATGCGTTCAACAACGCTGGAAACCTTCGACGGCAAAGATATTGTTGTACCGAATGAAAAATTCATCACGAGCACGTTTACCAACTGGACCCACAAAAACACCAAGCAACGTTACCGGGTCGATTTTTCAGTCGCCTATCGAACCAACGTCCGGGAAATGGTGGAGCTCGTCAAAGCTGCAGTCGCAACGCATCCGCAAGTGATCAGTGGTGATCATATCCCGTTTGAAGAGCGCCCGGATTGTGAGATTGATAGTTTTGGCGATTCCGGAATCAATATGTTTGTTGAGTTCTGGATGGAGGGCATCGATGACGGGCGCAACCGTGTTGGGGGGGATTTGCTCTTGATTATTCTGGAAACCCTTCAGGAAAATGGGATCGAGATTCCATTCCCGCAACGGGAAGTGCGCATTTTAAATCCGGAGCAAGCGAATTTCGATAAAGCGGACTCATCTGGATAA
- a CDS encoding RimK-like ATPgrasp N-terminal domain-containing protein, whose translation MKSYFGSVSEESFQPLARLLFERFPCPVLSFTFRYTQRWEIVHIAAVNPSDLSDEEQTAFAEALDYFSRKVWRAPKRQKAARYDLAILVNEAETLPPSNKSALKKFVTAGKTLGVNVELIAPDDFMRLPEFDALFIRETTAIDHHTYRFAKKAENEGLVVIDDPASILRCTNKIYLAKLFETHNVPTPRTLILQNGQGEQLQNAAESLGFPLVLKIPDGSFSRGVVKVADEASLKAQADALFEQSSLLLAQEYLYTDFDWRIGILNNKPLYACRYYMVKNHWQIYRHSNNQRTASGGFETMPTFEVPPAIIQAALKAAKPIGNGFYGVDVKESKGKGYVIEVNDNPSIDSGVEDRYLGNELYSLIMQAFIDRIEANRA comes from the coding sequence ATGAAGTCCTATTTTGGTTCGGTTTCCGAAGAGTCATTTCAGCCGCTCGCTCGACTGCTGTTTGAGCGTTTCCCGTGTCCGGTTTTGTCGTTTACATTTCGATATACCCAACGCTGGGAAATCGTTCACATTGCTGCGGTCAACCCCAGTGACCTGTCGGATGAAGAGCAGACTGCGTTTGCTGAAGCGCTGGATTATTTCAGTCGTAAGGTATGGCGTGCGCCCAAGCGTCAGAAAGCAGCTCGGTACGATTTGGCCATATTGGTCAATGAGGCTGAAACACTGCCGCCCAGTAATAAGTCGGCCTTAAAGAAATTCGTCACAGCGGGTAAAACACTGGGCGTCAATGTGGAGTTGATTGCACCGGATGATTTCATGCGTCTACCCGAGTTCGATGCGCTCTTTATCCGGGAAACTACAGCCATAGACCACCACACTTACCGTTTTGCCAAGAAAGCAGAAAATGAAGGTCTTGTGGTCATTGATGATCCGGCGTCGATTCTACGCTGTACGAACAAAATTTATCTGGCGAAACTTTTCGAAACCCACAATGTACCCACGCCTAGAACCCTGATTTTGCAAAATGGTCAGGGAGAGCAGTTGCAAAATGCCGCAGAAAGTCTGGGATTCCCCTTGGTACTTAAAATTCCGGACGGGTCTTTCTCCAGAGGGGTGGTAAAGGTGGCTGATGAAGCGAGCTTGAAAGCCCAGGCGGACGCATTGTTTGAGCAGTCCAGCCTGTTGCTGGCTCAAGAATACCTTTATACCGACTTCGACTGGCGTATTGGAATTTTAAATAACAAACCACTGTATGCCTGCAGGTATTATATGGTGAAGAATCACTGGCAAATTTACCGGCATTCCAATAACCAGCGAACAGCAAGTGGCGGGTTTGAAACCATGCCAACCTTCGAAGTACCTCCGGCAATAATTCAGGCAGCCCTAAAAGCAGCCAAGCCGATCGGGAACGGCTTTTACGGGGTTGATGTTAAAGAGTCAAAAGGCAAGGGCTATGTGATTGAAGTGAATGACAACCCAAGTATTGATTCCGGTGTGGAAGATCGTTACCTGGGCAATGAGTTGTATAGCCTGATCATGCAGGCTTTTATTGATCGAATTGAAGCAAACCGAGCCTGA
- a CDS encoding IS4 family transposase — MNQRKFTTFLEKLTHSLNPEKITEIAKQEDFCVRQRRITPFNLVTCLVAVMASSTIESVADIQRRYCEWSESNISYRAFHNQFSKPEFPEFMREVLSSLLTDWLQPSLAFPEGHSFHQFKQILIQDGSSFAVKDSLKKSFPGRFKTISPAAVELQVTMDLLADQPCSISLTPDTASERDYLPEPQTLSGCLLLLDRGYFDLEWFQNLQDTGGFYIARCKNNINPVVEAAYREDGKMLKHVKGKPLKTVQGKLFKRQRTELIVSWKKGKHTITARLVACWIKREKKFSWLITNLPQEQFSLDEVSEAYRLRWQIELLFKEWKSYANLRCFDTGKESIATGLIWAAITAALMKRFICHSAQRILGKVLSTRKAAMCCTVTFCDTMLGIMRVDRKATKLNARKLINFLGRYAGRAHPKRDCDSGKFSLGLQLC; from the coding sequence ATGAATCAGCGTAAATTTACCACATTTCTTGAAAAACTCACCCATTCCCTCAACCCAGAAAAAATTACTGAAATCGCTAAACAAGAAGATTTCTGTGTGCGGCAGAGACGAATTACGCCTTTTAATCTAGTCACATGCCTGGTTGCAGTGATGGCCTCGAGCACCATAGAAAGTGTGGCAGACATTCAGCGGCGGTACTGCGAGTGGTCGGAGAGCAATATCTCTTATCGGGCCTTTCACAATCAATTTTCGAAGCCCGAGTTTCCTGAGTTTATGCGCGAAGTACTGTCATCACTCCTCACAGATTGGTTGCAACCCTCTCTGGCTTTTCCAGAAGGCCACTCTTTTCATCAGTTCAAACAGATTCTGATTCAGGATGGCAGCTCGTTTGCTGTGAAGGACTCGTTGAAGAAATCGTTTCCTGGTCGTTTCAAAACCATCAGCCCTGCCGCTGTTGAACTTCAAGTGACCATGGATCTTCTAGCAGATCAGCCCTGTTCTATCTCGTTGACCCCCGATACCGCCAGCGAGCGGGACTACCTCCCTGAGCCCCAAACGCTATCCGGGTGTTTGTTGCTGCTTGACCGGGGGTACTTCGATCTGGAGTGGTTTCAGAACTTGCAGGATACTGGAGGGTTTTATATCGCGCGGTGTAAGAACAACATTAATCCAGTCGTCGAGGCTGCTTATCGAGAAGATGGAAAAATGCTGAAGCACGTGAAGGGAAAGCCGCTGAAAACAGTGCAAGGCAAGCTGTTCAAGCGACAACGTACGGAATTAATTGTTTCCTGGAAAAAAGGAAAGCACACAATCACCGCAAGATTGGTTGCTTGTTGGATCAAGCGGGAAAAGAAATTCTCCTGGCTGATAACCAACCTTCCTCAAGAGCAGTTTTCTCTGGACGAGGTGAGTGAGGCTTACCGGCTTCGCTGGCAAATCGAGTTGTTATTCAAAGAGTGGAAATCCTATGCCAATCTACGGTGCTTTGATACCGGCAAGGAATCAATAGCAACCGGGCTAATCTGGGCGGCGATTACGGCGGCACTCATGAAGCGTTTTATTTGCCACAGCGCACAACGCATACTCGGCAAAGTGCTATCCACTCGAAAAGCTGCGATGTGCTGCACAGTGACTTTTTGCGATACGATGCTCGGCATCATGCGCGTTGACCGAAAAGCAACTAAGCTCAATGCGCGCAAATTGATTAACTTTCTTGGGCGTTATGCTGGACGTGCTCACCCCAAAAGAGACTGTGATTCGGGTAAATTCAGTTTGGGTCTACAGCTCTGTTAG
- a CDS encoding RimK-like ATPgrasp N-terminal domain-containing protein, which translates to MSQVYIVVDRPSDWAPYYPSDRVITFEQYLSLEPGKQRVRVINLCENYSYLQPGYYCSLLAEAREHHVIPSIRVLSDLSHPVLAQIQLSKLSPALDKLLKSRDAKEEISIKSYS; encoded by the coding sequence ATGTCTCAAGTCTATATTGTTGTCGATCGCCCGTCTGACTGGGCACCATACTACCCCAGTGACCGGGTTATCACCTTTGAGCAGTACCTTTCGCTTGAGCCTGGGAAGCAGCGGGTTCGGGTTATTAATCTGTGCGAAAATTACAGTTATCTGCAACCCGGATACTATTGTTCATTGTTGGCGGAAGCTCGTGAGCATCATGTTATACCGTCAATACGGGTACTAAGTGACTTGAGCCATCCGGTGCTGGCACAAATTCAGTTGAGCAAACTTTCTCCTGCGCTGGACAAGCTGTTGAAATCCAGAGACGCTAAAGAAGAAATCAGCATTAAGTCCTATTCATAG
- a CDS encoding GNAT family N-acetyltransferase/peptidase C39 family protein, which translates to MKDVPQLTQLEERTFDSDRLSQRRFKHWVKAENRIFMVVQQGESLVGYGLVLLNRGTRLARLYSIAVDQATKGQGVGRQLLNALEHQAVNAKRLYMRLEVASNNQPAIHLYESNGYILFGCKHDYYENHQDALRMQKRIRYLAENHIQRETIWYKQTTEFTCGPAALLMALSSLKPKLELTQELELDIWREATTIFMTSGHGGCHPIGLALSAQQLGAHPEVFINQSGPLFVNGVRSTAKKEVIAVVDRQFHEKAQVKGVNINHQEVTQEQIANWLSQGCAIIILISTYRIDGKKAPHWVTISGIDDQCIYVHDPDPPSEKYSSIDCQYIPIAREDFEKMSAFGSEKLRTCVVIR; encoded by the coding sequence ATGAAAGATGTGCCCCAATTAACTCAATTGGAAGAACGGACCTTTGATTCTGACCGCTTGAGTCAGCGGCGCTTCAAACATTGGGTCAAAGCAGAGAACCGAATATTCATGGTCGTCCAGCAGGGCGAGTCACTTGTCGGTTATGGCCTGGTATTACTTAATCGGGGAACCCGCTTGGCCAGGCTTTATTCCATTGCCGTCGATCAGGCGACCAAGGGTCAGGGCGTAGGCAGACAGCTTCTAAATGCCCTTGAACATCAAGCGGTCAACGCAAAGCGGCTGTACATGCGCCTCGAAGTAGCGAGTAATAATCAACCCGCCATCCATTTGTATGAATCAAACGGATACATATTGTTTGGCTGCAAGCATGATTATTACGAAAACCACCAGGATGCATTGCGGATGCAAAAGCGTATCCGCTATCTTGCTGAAAATCATATCCAACGGGAAACCATTTGGTACAAGCAAACCACGGAGTTTACCTGCGGCCCGGCAGCACTGTTGATGGCACTATCCAGTTTGAAACCCAAGCTGGAACTGACCCAGGAACTGGAGCTGGATATCTGGCGTGAGGCTACGACCATCTTTATGACATCTGGACACGGGGGCTGCCATCCGATTGGTCTGGCACTTTCCGCGCAACAACTGGGCGCTCACCCTGAGGTGTTCATAAACCAGTCCGGCCCATTATTTGTAAATGGCGTCCGTTCCACTGCCAAGAAAGAGGTTATCGCTGTCGTTGACCGGCAGTTTCACGAAAAAGCACAGGTGAAGGGTGTGAACATCAACCATCAGGAGGTGACTCAGGAACAGATTGCCAACTGGCTCAGTCAGGGTTGTGCGATCATAATCCTGATCAGTACCTATCGAATCGATGGTAAAAAAGCACCACACTGGGTGACCATTTCAGGAATTGACGATCAATGCATCTACGTGCACGATCCTGACCCCCCCAGCGAAAAATACAGCAGTATTGATTGCCAGTATATTCCGATTGCGCGAGAGGATTTCGAGAAGATGTCTGCATTTGGAAGCGAAAAACTGAGAACCTGTGTGGTGATCAGGTAG